ACAAGCCGGTCATCCGCATTCCGCATCCGATCGTGCCGCAACCGGGCGCCGCTCTGCCACGATCGAGCTTCGGCCTGGACAGCGATGCATTCGTGTTCCTGTGCAGCTTCGACTTCAATTCGTCGATCCATCGCAAGAACCCTTGGGCCGTGCTGGCTGCGTTCCGCGCGGCATTCGACGGTGCGCCGGACAACGTGCAGTTGATGATGAAGTGCAGCAATGGGTTCCGTTACCCGCAGCTGCTGCGTGAACTCCTCAAGCAGGCCGCCGGTGATCGACGCATACTGGTGCGCGACCAGGTGCTTGACGATGACCAGTTGCATGCATTGCAGGAAACGGCCGATGCCTATGTTTCGCTGCATCGCGCCGAAGGATTGGGCCTGGGCCTGGCCGAAAGCATGGCCCGGGGCAAGCCGGTGATCGCCACGGCATGGTCGGGAAATCTCGACTTCATGAACGATGGCAACAGCTGCCTGGTGCCTTTCCGCAAAACGCCGATCGGGGCGGGGGAGTACCCCTTCGTCGACGGTGGCATGTGGGCCGAGGCTGACGTGCCTGCGGCGGCGGCGTGGATGGTCCGGCTCGTGCGTGAGCCCGGCCTGGCGCAGCGGATCGGTGCGCAGGCGCGCCGCGACATTCTGGAAACCATGAGCTTGCAGGCTGCCTCGACGGCGATGCAGGCACGATTGCAGTCTTTAGAACGACAAGAACGATGAACGCAAGAACCACTTCCGCCGGGCACGAGGATTCGACATGTTGGGTATGCTGAAAGCCCTGTGGTACTACCGTTACTTCATTTTCTCCTCGATCAAGAACGAGCTCAGGCTGCGCTTCATCCGCAGTCGGTTGGGTGCGTTGTGGATGATCATCCACCCGCTGATGCAGGTGCTGATCTTTGCCACGATCCTGTCCGAGGTGTTGTCCGCCAAGCTGCCGGGCATCAATGACAAGTACGGGTATGCGCTTTACCTGATGTCCGGCACGCTGTGCTGGACGTTGTTTTCCGAGACCATCGGCAAGTCGGTGAACCTGTTCGTCGACAGCGGAAACTTGATGAAGAAGATGTCGTTCCCGCGTATCTGCCTGCCTTTCATCGCCGGTGGAACGATGCTGGTGAACAACCTGTTGCTGCTGGTCGCCATTTTTGCCGTGTTTGCGGTGATGGGCCACATGCCCACCGCCGAAGTGCTGTGGCTGCCGGCGCTGATGCTGCTGACGCTGGGCTTCTCGATGTCGCTGGGTCTGCTGCTGGGCGTGCTCAATGTGTTCATGCGCGATATCGGCCAGGTTGTACCTGTGGTCCTGCAGGCGTTGTTCTGGCTGACCCCGATCGTCTACCACATCACCATCCTGCCCGAGCGCGTGCAGACGATCTTCCGACTCAACCCCTTGCTGCCACTGGTGACCAGCTACCAGAACGTTCTGGTCTTCGACAAGCCGCCGGTCTGGGGCGATCTGATGTGGCTGATGGTTGCCACGCTGGTACTGGCTCTGGCCTCGCTGGTGATGTTCCGTCGTGCCAGCCCGGAAATGGTGGATGCGCTATGAGTGGTGAACTGAAGGTCGACAACGTTGGCAAGGCGTATCGCGTCTGGAGGAGCGAATGGCTCCGCGCGGCCAGCTGGTTCGGCGTGCCGACCCGGCCCAAGGAAGAGAACTGGGTGCTGCGCAACGTGTCTTTCACCATCGCGCCCGGTGAGGCCGTCGGCGTGATCGGACAGAATGGCGCTGGCAAGAGCACCCTGCTCAAGCTGATCACCGGCACCGCCCAGCCCACCGAGGGCGTGGTGACCCGCACCGGGCGGGTTGCTGCCATCCTCGAGCTGGGCATGGGTTTCAACCCGGATCTCACCGGGCGCCAGAACGCATTCCACTCCGCCGGGCTGATGGGATACTCGCAGGAGCAGATTCAAACGGCGATGCCGGAGATCGAAGCGTTCGCCGAGGTGGGCGAGTACTTCGACCAGCCGGTGCGCACCTATTCCAGTGGCATGCAGGTGCGTGTGGCGTTCGCTGTCGCCACCGCGTTTACGCCCGACCTGCTGATCGTCGATGAAGCCTTGTCCGTTGGTGACAGCTACTTCCAGCACAAGAGCTTCGACCGCATGCGCCGTTTCCGCCAGCAGGGCACGTCGATCATGCTGGTGTCGCACAGCCTCAGTGACGTCAAGGCACTGTGCGACCGTGCCATCCTGCTGGACAAGGGCCGGGTGCTGAAGGACGGTGAGCCGGACGAAGTCATCGACTTCTACAACGCGCTGATCGCCAAGAAGGAAAACGAGATGCTTTCGGTGGAGCAGCGCCGCAGCAAATCAGGCTGGGTGACCACCCGCAGCGGGACCGGCCAGGCACGCGTGGCGTCGCTTGAGCTGCTTGATCGCGAGACCGGCAAGGAGGTCAAGCTGGCAACGGTAGGCCAGAAGCTGCGCCTGCAGCTGCAAGCCGAGGTCGGTTCAGACCTGCCGAGCCTGGTGCTGGGCTTCATGATGCGCGACAAGCAGGGACAGATCATCTGGGGCAGCAACACCTGGCACACCGGTCAGGTCCAGCGCGACGTGCGCGTAGGTGAAAGGTTGGTCTACCACCTCGACTTCACCTGCACGCTGGGTCCAGGATCCTATTCGGTTTCGCCGGCACTGGTCAGTACCGAGACCCACATGGTCGACAACTTCGAGTGGGTGGACAACCTGCTGGTGTTCGAGGTGATGAATGCCGACAAGACCACCTTCATCGGATCAAACTGGCTTGACGCACACTTCAGTGTCGAGCGCGGCCACGCTCTGGCCAATGGCGCGCAGGCGGACTGACGGACAATCATGTCAAAGCTGATTTCATACGCGCAGAACTTTGAAGACGTGATGCTGTGGCGCGCGCTGTCGCACGTGCCCAACGGCTGTTATGTCGACGTCGGCGCACAGAGTCCGGATACTGATTCGGTCAGCCGCATGTTCTACGAACATGGGTGGCGCGGCGTGCATGTCGAACCCACTCCTCAGTACGCCAACCTTCTGCGCGAACGTCGGCCGGAGGAAGTGGTCCTGCAGGTCGCAGTCAGCGACCAGCCGGGCATCCTGCAGTTCTTCAACATCGCCGATACTGGCCTGAGCACCACCGATCCGCTCATCGCCGCCGAGCACCGTGATGCAGGGTTCAGCGTGTCCGACGTGCGCGTGCCGGCACTCACGCTCGATGCCGTGCTGGAGCAGGTGGTCGCAAGCGAAATCCACTGGTTGAAGGTCGATGTGGAGGGTGCCGAGGAACTGGTGCTGCGCGGCTGGCAGCATGATGACCGCCTGCCCTGGCTGGTCGTGGTGGAAAGCACCCGGCCATTGAGCTCCGAACAATCCCACCAGCAGTGGGAACCCATTCTGCTGGGCAAGGGCTATCGCTTCGTGTATTTCGATGGGCTGAACCGTTTCTATGCAAGCCCACAGCATCCCGAGCTGGATGCAGCATTCGAAAGCGGTCCGAACGTATTCGATGAATTCAGTCTCAGCTCCAGCTCGCAGTTCTGTTCGCAGCTCAACCTTGCATACCACGACCTACAGATGGTTTCCGGCCAGCGCGAACAGGAGCTGGATGCCCGCATCCGTGCACTGGACGAGGAGCTGGAGAACGAACGGATACAGCTTGCCGAAGCCGCAGACCAGCATTCCAGGGCATTGGACAAGCTGCGCAGCGAGTATGACGGTGCGGTCCATGCAATGGCGGTGGCGCAGCAGACGCTGGTGGCCGAACATGAGCGTGAACGAACGCTGCTGGACAAGAAGGCCCTGGGCGAATTGCATGAGCTGATCGCACAGGTCGCGAAAGGCAAGCAGGAAGCCCATCGCTGGTGGCTCGCGCACGAACAGCTTCTTGCGCAGTTGAATACGATCGAGAGCAGCCGTTCCTGGCAGCTGACCCGGCCATTCCGTGCTGTGCGTCGCCGGCTGTCCGCGAGCGTTCTGGGCCGCATGAAGCGCGCGCTGCGCCCGTTGACGGTGCGCGCGCTGAAGTTCGCCATGGCAGCGCCCTGGTTGCGGCGAGTGGCCAAGCCGCTGGTGGCGCGTGTTCCCTTCCTCTACAACCGCCTGCAGAAGATCGCCATCCACGAGCAGTTGTTCGAGATTGAACGCGGGCACCTGGCAGCGATGGAAGGCAATGAGCACGATGTCACGGTCGTTCACCTGGACCGCCGCGCCTGGCGGGTGCTGGAAGACCTGAAGCGTTCAAGGAATGAAAGGGCCGTCCGATGAGAGTTCTGATCGACCTGCAGGGTGCACAGACCGAGAGCCGCTTCCGTGGCATCGGCCGCTATTCGACCTCACTGGCCGAAGCCATGGCCCGCAACGCTGGCGACCACGAAATATGGGTGGCGGTCAACGGTACCTTCCCCGATGGTATCGGCGAAATCCGGCAGGCCCTGGATGGCCTGGTGCCACAAGAACGCATCCGCCAGTTCGAGACCTTCAGTCGCGTCGGCTGGCCGAATGCGGGCAATGCGTGGCGCCGCAGTAGTTCCGAGTTGATGTGGGAAGCTTTCCTGGATGGGTTGCAGCCTGATTTTGTGCATGTCTCGAGTCTTTTCGAGGGCTCGCAGGGTGGCGCCGTGGGCTCGATCGGAAAGCTGCCGGGTGTGCAGGCTGCCACGGCGGTAACCCTCTACGATCTGATTCCGCTGCTCAACCCCGAGGTCTACCTGGCGTCGGATTGGGTGCGCTCCTGGTACATGGACAAAGTCGAGTCGCTCAAGCGCGCGGACCTGCTGTTGTCGATCTCCCAGCATGCCCGCCAGGAAGCCCTGCAGGCGCTGGACATCGATCCGGCGCGCGTGGTCAACATCTCCTCGGCCATCTCCCCGCACTTCGTGCCGATGGCCATCGGTGACCGCGAGCGGGCGATGCTGCACGAGCGCTTCAACCTGCGTGGACGTTACGTGATGTACAGCGGCGCGATGGAGCCGCGCAAGAATGCCAATGGCCTGCTGCGCGCCTTCGCGTTGATGGACCCGGCTGTGCGTGCATCGACCCAGCTGGTCATCGCTGGCAAGGTATCCGAGCACGATCGCCGCAACTTCGATGTCCTGGCTGGGCAGCTGGGGGTGGCCAACCAGGTGGTGTTCACCGGTTACATCACCGATGAGGAACTGATCGCGCTGTACAGCGCGACGGCGGCGTTCGTATTCCCGTCGCTGCACGAAGGGTTTGGTCTGCCGGCATTGGAGGCCATGGCCTGTGGCGCGCCGACCATCGGTTCAGGCACGACCAGTGTGCCGGAGGTCATCGGGCGCGAGGACGCGCTGTTCGATCCGAAGGAACCTGCGTCCATTGCCCGCTCCATGCAGCGGGTGCTGGAAGACACCTCGTTCGCTGACGAGCTGCGTGCTCATGCACCACGCCAGGCGGCATCGTTTTCATGGGACAACTCGGCCAAAGCGGCGTTGCAGGCGATGGAAGCCGTCGCCTCGCAACGATCTTCGCGTGATCGCCGTTGGATCACCTCGCGCCCCGCGCTCGACGCCAGCTATCGCGCCCTGGTGCAGTCGGTGGGTGGGCTGGACGTTGGCTGTGAGCCCGAGCCGTTCGAACTGCAGCAGGCGGCGGCGTTCATCTCTTCGGCCATGGCAACCAACGAAGCGCTTGCCCGGGGCGGTGAGCTGCCTGCCTCTCTGGCCTGGCGCGTGGAGGGGCCTTTCGACAGCAGCTACAGCCTTGCCCTGGTCAACCGCTGCCTGGCCGAAGCACTGGTCGAGCGTGGGCACCGCGTTGGCCTGCATTCCACCGAAGGCCCGGGCGATTTCGAGCCGTCGGCGGACTTTCTCGCGCGCAATCCCCGTGTGGCTGCGCTGCATGAA
This region of Stenotrophomonas lactitubi genomic DNA includes:
- a CDS encoding glycosyltransferase family 4 protein, whose protein sequence is MSRLVRALRARVGGLRRWWLARGLEQARFTALPVGNGRDAAGDALVFPPTDPALGPGVNLYGYIHGQFGLGQTARMYARALLDEGYPVAVNDAGIDIAHACNDQSLSDQLGRGAPYPYTLAFVNPDRFSEIAPRLPQDAYTIGFWFWELDIVPSAWMHTLQQVDEVWVSTSFVEEAFKRATDKPVIRIPHPIVPQPGAALPRSSFGLDSDAFVFLCSFDFNSSIHRKNPWAVLAAFRAAFDGAPDNVQLMMKCSNGFRYPQLLRELLKQAAGDRRILVRDQVLDDDQLHALQETADAYVSLHRAEGLGLGLAESMARGKPVIATAWSGNLDFMNDGNSCLVPFRKTPIGAGEYPFVDGGMWAEADVPAAAAWMVRLVREPGLAQRIGAQARRDILETMSLQAASTAMQARLQSLERQER
- a CDS encoding ABC transporter permease, which produces MLGMLKALWYYRYFIFSSIKNELRLRFIRSRLGALWMIIHPLMQVLIFATILSEVLSAKLPGINDKYGYALYLMSGTLCWTLFSETIGKSVNLFVDSGNLMKKMSFPRICLPFIAGGTMLVNNLLLLVAIFAVFAVMGHMPTAEVLWLPALMLLTLGFSMSLGLLLGVLNVFMRDIGQVVPVVLQALFWLTPIVYHITILPERVQTIFRLNPLLPLVTSYQNVLVFDKPPVWGDLMWLMVATLVLALASLVMFRRASPEMVDAL
- a CDS encoding ABC transporter ATP-binding protein, which produces MSGELKVDNVGKAYRVWRSEWLRAASWFGVPTRPKEENWVLRNVSFTIAPGEAVGVIGQNGAGKSTLLKLITGTAQPTEGVVTRTGRVAAILELGMGFNPDLTGRQNAFHSAGLMGYSQEQIQTAMPEIEAFAEVGEYFDQPVRTYSSGMQVRVAFAVATAFTPDLLIVDEALSVGDSYFQHKSFDRMRRFRQQGTSIMLVSHSLSDVKALCDRAILLDKGRVLKDGEPDEVIDFYNALIAKKENEMLSVEQRRSKSGWVTTRSGTGQARVASLELLDRETGKEVKLATVGQKLRLQLQAEVGSDLPSLVLGFMMRDKQGQIIWGSNTWHTGQVQRDVRVGERLVYHLDFTCTLGPGSYSVSPALVSTETHMVDNFEWVDNLLVFEVMNADKTTFIGSNWLDAHFSVERGHALANGAQAD
- a CDS encoding FkbM family methyltransferase — encoded protein: MSKLISYAQNFEDVMLWRALSHVPNGCYVDVGAQSPDTDSVSRMFYEHGWRGVHVEPTPQYANLLRERRPEEVVLQVAVSDQPGILQFFNIADTGLSTTDPLIAAEHRDAGFSVSDVRVPALTLDAVLEQVVASEIHWLKVDVEGAEELVLRGWQHDDRLPWLVVVESTRPLSSEQSHQQWEPILLGKGYRFVYFDGLNRFYASPQHPELDAAFESGPNVFDEFSLSSSSQFCSQLNLAYHDLQMVSGQREQELDARIRALDEELENERIQLAEAADQHSRALDKLRSEYDGAVHAMAVAQQTLVAEHERERTLLDKKALGELHELIAQVAKGKQEAHRWWLAHEQLLAQLNTIESSRSWQLTRPFRAVRRRLSASVLGRMKRALRPLTVRALKFAMAAPWLRRVAKPLVARVPFLYNRLQKIAIHEQLFEIERGHLAAMEGNEHDVTVVHLDRRAWRVLEDLKRSRNERAVR